One part of the Halostagnicola larsenii XH-48 genome encodes these proteins:
- a CDS encoding DUF624 domain-containing protein — protein MTRTTDIDPMYASLERTARFVWANLVSIVWISIGWFLAALPIVTLGAATVGAYRAVLSLREDDREGIDRTAVRETVRRQFVHATLLGLVPLVLFAIAANYALAYLVSETVTAGLLALCCGYAGLYATLVSMPTLLGLAEGKPMTAALRDGIVWTARHAVGAVALGVVTVALLVLTSLLTVAVALLFAGIAFALHVEFISSVDEGETRVATGVTDR, from the coding sequence ATGACCCGAACGACCGACATCGATCCGATGTACGCCTCGCTCGAGCGGACCGCGCGGTTCGTCTGGGCGAATCTCGTGTCGATCGTGTGGATTAGCATCGGCTGGTTCCTCGCCGCGCTTCCGATCGTCACGCTCGGGGCCGCAACCGTCGGCGCCTACCGCGCCGTGCTGTCGCTAAGAGAGGACGACCGCGAGGGAATCGATCGGACGGCGGTCCGCGAGACCGTCCGTCGACAGTTCGTCCACGCGACGCTGCTCGGACTTGTCCCGCTGGTCCTGTTCGCGATCGCGGCGAACTACGCGCTCGCGTATCTCGTGAGCGAGACGGTCACCGCCGGCCTGCTTGCACTCTGTTGTGGGTACGCCGGCCTCTACGCCACACTCGTCTCGATGCCGACGCTGCTCGGCCTCGCTGAAGGTAAGCCCATGACCGCCGCGCTCAGAGACGGCATCGTCTGGACGGCGCGCCACGCCGTCGGCGCGGTGGCCCTCGGCGTCGTGACGGTGGCGCTGCTCGTCCTCACGTCGCTGCTGACCGTCGCGGTGGCGCTGTTGTTCGCCGGCATCGCGTTCGCGCTCCACGTCGAGTTCATCTCGAGCGTCGACGAGGGCGAGACGCGGGTCGCGACAGGGGTGACCGACCGATGA
- a CDS encoding ABC transporter ATP-binding protein: protein MSETTDDAASVTFDNVRKVYLDDFVAIKGFDAQIEDGEFITVVGPSGSGKSTLLRMIAGLEEISGGDIRIGNESIKGVEPQDRGIAMVFQNYALYPHMSVRKNMAYGLKLTTDLSSDEIDQRVRETATMMGIEDQLGDKPANLSGGQQQRVATGRAIVRDPKIFLMDEPLSNLDAKLKVHMRTELQRLQEDLGTTTIYVTHDQHEALTMSDRIIVLDGGELQQFAPPDEVYNEPANRFVADFIGSPAMNFFDVELNGTTLVGDGFEYAIPPSISDTIRDTAAKSRLELGIRPEDITYDATGDNTITGTVDVVEVAGSDNFVYLDIAGSECRVRVDGDVKPSVGETTQIAFDPNDIHLFDTQSGDNLLSGTRERQVAEAETEEAEEAA from the coding sequence ATGAGTGAAACGACAGACGACGCGGCTTCGGTAACGTTCGACAACGTGCGGAAAGTGTACCTCGACGACTTCGTCGCGATCAAGGGATTCGACGCCCAAATCGAGGACGGCGAATTCATCACCGTCGTCGGCCCGTCCGGGTCCGGCAAATCGACGCTGCTGCGGATGATCGCCGGCCTCGAAGAGATCTCCGGCGGAGATATCCGGATCGGCAATGAGAGTATCAAGGGTGTCGAGCCCCAAGATCGCGGGATCGCGATGGTGTTCCAGAATTACGCGCTGTACCCGCACATGAGCGTCCGAAAGAACATGGCCTACGGGCTGAAACTGACGACGGACCTCTCCAGCGACGAAATCGACCAGCGCGTCCGCGAGACGGCGACGATGATGGGCATCGAAGACCAGTTGGGCGACAAACCGGCAAACCTCTCGGGCGGTCAGCAACAGCGAGTTGCGACCGGGCGAGCGATCGTCCGCGACCCGAAGATTTTCCTGATGGACGAGCCGCTGTCGAACTTGGACGCGAAGCTCAAGGTTCACATGCGGACCGAACTCCAGCGACTGCAGGAGGATCTCGGGACGACGACGATCTACGTCACCCACGATCAGCACGAGGCGCTGACGATGAGCGACCGGATCATCGTCCTCGACGGAGGCGAACTCCAGCAGTTCGCGCCGCCGGACGAGGTTTACAACGAGCCCGCAAACCGGTTCGTTGCGGACTTCATCGGGAGTCCGGCGATGAACTTCTTCGACGTCGAACTGAACGGAACGACGCTCGTCGGCGACGGGTTCGAGTACGCCATCCCGCCGTCGATCAGCGATACGATCCGCGACACGGCGGCCAAGTCCAGACTTGAACTGGGCATCCGTCCCGAAGACATCACGTACGACGCGACCGGCGATAACACGATTACTGGCACCGTCGATGTCGTCGAGGTAGCGGGCAGCGACAACTTCGTCTACCTCGACATCGCGGGTTCTGAGTGTCGCGTTCGCGTCGACGGCGACGTGAAACCGTCCGTCGGCGAGACCACCCAAATTGCGTTCGATCCGAACGATATCCACCTCTTCGACACTCAAAGTGGCGACAACCTGCTCTCGGGAACGAGGGAGAGACAGGTCGCCGAGGCCGAGACAGAGGAAGCGGAGGAGGCCGCCTGA
- a CDS encoding glycoside hydrolase family 2 protein produces the protein MDTDFRKDDVRRTAVLNGSWQFATDPEKVGRKASWYEADRDWPERARTVEVPHAWQELEAYRAYTGTAWYRRTITLDTPRDDSVRRRLRFGAVDYEATVWVNGERVGTNRGGYLPFEFDVTDALVDGENDIVVEVVDPDDLSELPHGKQGEPWYQRVSGIWQDVTLETVPLVHVDRIRVTPDLETDTAHVEITVDGLDGASGESIDATVAVARDGDQIAVESAAIDANGAGAATVPIPDPDYWTPETPVCYDVRVDLEADESVVDRYEDYFGMRSVEARDGRVYLNGEPYFIRGALEQGYYPETLYRPFSDDCFEQEVRTAKELGFNLLRKHIKPAHPDFLECADRLGILVWEEPANPTVHTDRSRRAVFEQLEAMIERDYNRPSVVIWSIYNEEWGIGNPQGLDVETSLWDDEEKQRYLADCYEAARQRDPTRLVCDNSGWAHVATDVNDYHRYFVSPDRADAWATDLERMSDRPEDNYAATETDPDDAPLVVSEFGTWGLCDAPAIEEYYGERPPWFDYEFLEEGLKRPDGYRERFEGTALSSAFDGLESLVEAWQWREFRSNKDIIERMRSRDDVAGYVITEFSDIEWEFNGILDYRRERKAFHDAFARLNAPVTVQLDLESRTVWDDESIVADAVIVNDTDERLEAELSWTAAGESGRQAVAVESASTSRVDDFVTIDAPSVDGMTAETVTLEFGDATTEESVTIGPRTDAAEPVRDRGGDEPIYVMDESLRGELEQRGVPVVDRLDDAVAVAIVSETNDAVLEYAHDGGDVLLLADRDGTVADETVFEYHDLPEDESWNLVASLFYANDERLESILGPVPGWELDGQYPYMVAAVGENDDVTLGYVEGWLANPSAAIATRRYGDGSVRVCTVRLVDAYGICPVATALVDELLASALASSAAQ, from the coding sequence ATGGACACAGATTTTCGGAAGGACGATGTTCGACGGACCGCAGTACTGAACGGCTCGTGGCAATTTGCCACCGACCCAGAGAAGGTCGGACGCAAGGCGAGCTGGTACGAAGCCGACCGCGACTGGCCCGAGCGAGCACGGACCGTCGAGGTACCTCACGCCTGGCAGGAACTTGAGGCGTACCGAGCGTACACAGGAACGGCGTGGTATCGGCGAACGATCACCTTGGACACGCCGAGAGACGACAGCGTCCGGCGACGCCTCCGGTTCGGCGCCGTCGACTACGAGGCGACCGTCTGGGTCAACGGTGAACGTGTCGGGACGAACCGCGGCGGCTACCTTCCCTTCGAGTTCGACGTCACCGACGCGCTCGTCGACGGCGAGAACGACATCGTCGTCGAGGTCGTCGACCCGGACGATCTGAGCGAACTGCCACACGGCAAGCAGGGCGAGCCGTGGTACCAGCGAGTTAGCGGCATCTGGCAGGATGTGACCCTCGAGACCGTTCCGCTAGTTCATGTCGACCGCATCCGCGTCACGCCGGATCTCGAGACGGACACTGCCCACGTCGAGATCACCGTGGACGGACTCGACGGGGCGAGCGGCGAGTCCATCGACGCGACCGTCGCCGTCGCTCGAGACGGCGATCAGATCGCAGTCGAATCCGCGGCGATCGACGCCAACGGGGCGGGGGCGGCCACCGTTCCGATTCCCGATCCCGACTACTGGACGCCCGAGACACCGGTCTGCTACGACGTGCGCGTCGACCTCGAGGCCGACGAGAGCGTCGTCGACCGGTACGAGGACTACTTCGGAATGCGCAGCGTCGAGGCTCGAGACGGGCGGGTGTACCTGAACGGCGAGCCGTACTTCATCCGAGGCGCCCTCGAACAGGGCTACTACCCGGAGACGCTGTATCGACCGTTTAGCGACGACTGCTTCGAGCAGGAGGTTCGAACCGCCAAGGAGCTCGGCTTCAACCTGCTTCGCAAGCACATCAAGCCAGCCCACCCCGACTTCCTCGAGTGTGCCGACCGACTCGGCATCCTCGTCTGGGAGGAGCCCGCGAATCCGACGGTCCACACCGATCGCTCGCGGCGCGCTGTGTTCGAACAGCTCGAGGCGATGATCGAGCGAGACTACAACCGCCCGAGCGTCGTGATCTGGAGTATCTACAACGAAGAGTGGGGAATCGGCAACCCGCAGGGACTGGACGTGGAGACGTCGCTGTGGGACGACGAAGAAAAACAGCGCTACCTCGCCGACTGTTACGAGGCTGCCCGCCAGCGGGATCCGACGCGACTCGTCTGTGACAACTCCGGGTGGGCGCACGTCGCGACCGACGTCAACGACTACCACCGCTACTTCGTCAGCCCCGACCGAGCCGACGCCTGGGCGACGGACCTCGAACGGATGAGCGACCGGCCGGAAGACAATTACGCGGCGACCGAAACGGATCCCGACGACGCGCCGCTCGTCGTCTCCGAGTTCGGCACGTGGGGTTTGTGCGATGCGCCCGCGATCGAAGAGTATTACGGCGAGCGACCGCCCTGGTTCGATTACGAGTTCCTTGAAGAAGGGCTGAAACGTCCCGACGGCTACCGCGAGCGGTTCGAGGGGACTGCGCTCTCGTCGGCGTTCGACGGACTCGAGTCGCTCGTCGAGGCATGGCAGTGGCGAGAATTCCGCTCGAACAAGGACATCATCGAGCGAATGCGCTCCCGAGACGACGTCGCCGGCTACGTCATCACGGAGTTCTCGGACATCGAGTGGGAGTTCAACGGGATCCTCGACTACCGCCGCGAGCGAAAGGCGTTTCACGACGCGTTTGCCCGTCTCAACGCGCCAGTTACCGTGCAACTCGACCTCGAGTCACGAACCGTCTGGGACGACGAGTCCATTGTGGCGGACGCGGTCATCGTCAACGACACGGACGAGCGACTCGAGGCCGAACTGTCGTGGACTGCCGCCGGCGAATCGGGGCGACAAGCAGTCGCGGTCGAGTCCGCGTCGACCTCCCGCGTCGACGACTTCGTGACCATCGACGCACCGTCAGTAGACGGCATGACGGCGGAGACAGTGACCCTCGAGTTCGGCGATGCGACAACTGAGGAGTCTGTGACGATCGGGCCGCGGACCGACGCCGCCGAGCCGGTTCGCGACCGCGGCGGCGACGAACCGATTTACGTCATGGACGAGAGTCTCCGGGGCGAACTCGAGCAGCGAGGCGTGCCCGTCGTCGACCGACTCGACGACGCTGTAGCCGTCGCGATAGTCTCGGAGACGAATGACGCGGTGCTCGAGTACGCCCACGATGGCGGCGACGTGCTGTTGCTGGCCGATCGGGACGGGACCGTCGCCGACGAGACGGTGTTCGAGTACCACGACCTGCCTGAGGACGAAAGTTGGAACCTCGTCGCGTCGCTGTTCTACGCCAACGACGAGCGACTCGAGTCGATCCTCGGGCCGGTTCCGGGATGGGAACTCGACGGGCAGTACCCGTACATGGTCGCAGCCGTAGGCGAGAACGACGACGTGACGCTCGGGTACGTCGAGGGGTGGCTCGCGAACCCGTCGGCGGCGATTGCGACTCGTCGGTACGGCGACGGCTCCGTCCGCGTCTGTACCGTTCGACTCGTCGATGCCTACGGGATCTGCCCGGTTGCGACCGCGCTCGTCGACGAGTTGCTAGCGAGCGCGCTCGCGTCGTCCGCGGCGCAGTGA
- a CDS encoding glycoside hydrolase family 127 protein yields the protein MVDSSRAEPVDLTDVSIDDQFWNGWIETNRETTLEYQYEQLESSGCLENFRRAASGDSGGFEGMWFADSDAYKWLEAASYVLADGDVDSDAGLDESRRNELEKRVDDIIDLVASAQEDDGYLNTYFALEEPEKRWTNLNMMHELYCAGHLIEAAVSHYRATSDSRLLDVATRFADHIGARVDDEIDGAPGHQEIELALVKLARVTDEQRYVELARTFVDRRGRNDRFEREFERVESIAGYDPDDGGIATDARGAFYEDGEYDGSYAQAHEPLPEQETVEGHAVRAMYFFAGVADVAAETGDRELLERLEKLWENMTSKRMYVTGGIGSSEHGERFTDDYDLPNETAYAETCAAIGSVFWNQRLFELTGNARYADLIERTLYNGVLSGVSVDGTEFFYDNRLESRGDHHRRGWFDCACCPPNVTRLLASLERYLYARGPESLYVNQYVGSTISTAVAGTAVELEQTTTYPWSEDVTIDVRTEDPATFSLELRVPSWCTEAVIRVNGDEVRAGENDTSGEAEYVTIEREWDEDRIEVTFAQSIVPVRMHPAVGENCGRVALTRGPLVYCLESADNDRPLRQYSLDLEGEQRTRKDDELADDLENAALSNPVVIDCDAIAPSLESWESDDEGGATESSGTDRPPLYQPDDRVSTKSETVTAVPYFLWDNRDPGEMAVWIRSA from the coding sequence ATGGTAGACAGTTCCCGCGCGGAGCCAGTCGACCTGACCGACGTGTCCATCGACGATCAGTTCTGGAACGGCTGGATCGAGACGAACCGCGAAACAACGCTCGAGTACCAGTACGAACAACTCGAATCGAGCGGGTGTCTCGAGAACTTTCGTCGCGCCGCTTCCGGGGACTCGGGCGGATTCGAGGGGATGTGGTTCGCCGACTCTGATGCGTACAAATGGCTCGAGGCGGCCAGTTACGTGCTCGCGGACGGAGACGTCGATTCCGACGCCGGGCTCGACGAGAGCCGTCGGAACGAACTCGAAAAACGGGTCGACGACATCATCGATCTCGTCGCCAGTGCCCAGGAAGACGATGGGTACCTCAACACGTATTTCGCGCTCGAGGAGCCCGAAAAGCGCTGGACGAACCTGAACATGATGCACGAGCTCTACTGTGCGGGCCACCTTATCGAAGCTGCCGTTTCCCACTACCGCGCGACGAGCGACTCGAGACTGCTCGACGTTGCGACGCGGTTTGCCGACCACATCGGTGCGAGGGTCGACGACGAAATCGACGGCGCGCCGGGCCACCAAGAGATCGAACTGGCGCTGGTGAAACTCGCTCGCGTTACCGACGAGCAACGCTACGTCGAGCTCGCACGGACGTTCGTCGACCGTCGCGGTCGAAACGATCGATTCGAACGGGAGTTCGAACGCGTCGAATCGATTGCGGGGTACGATCCGGATGACGGCGGAATCGCGACGGACGCTCGCGGTGCGTTCTACGAGGACGGCGAATACGACGGCTCGTACGCGCAAGCCCACGAACCATTACCCGAGCAAGAAACGGTCGAAGGGCACGCGGTTCGGGCGATGTACTTCTTCGCCGGCGTCGCGGACGTCGCCGCCGAAACCGGCGATCGGGAGCTTCTCGAGCGCCTCGAGAAGCTCTGGGAGAACATGACGAGCAAACGAATGTACGTGACGGGCGGGATCGGCTCGAGCGAGCACGGCGAGCGGTTCACAGACGATTACGACCTCCCGAACGAAACCGCCTACGCCGAAACCTGCGCTGCGATCGGGAGCGTCTTCTGGAATCAGCGGCTGTTCGAACTTACCGGAAACGCCAGATACGCCGATCTGATCGAACGAACGCTGTACAACGGCGTCCTCTCGGGCGTCTCCGTCGACGGAACCGAGTTCTTCTACGACAATCGCCTCGAGAGTCGCGGCGACCACCATCGGCGCGGTTGGTTCGACTGTGCGTGCTGTCCGCCCAACGTCACTCGGTTGCTCGCCTCCCTCGAGCGGTACCTGTACGCGAGAGGTCCCGAATCGCTGTACGTCAACCAGTACGTCGGGAGCACGATATCGACGGCGGTCGCCGGTACGGCCGTCGAACTCGAGCAGACGACGACCTATCCGTGGAGCGAGGACGTGACGATCGACGTCCGGACCGAGGATCCGGCGACGTTCTCGCTCGAGTTGCGGGTGCCGTCGTGGTGTACTGAAGCCGTAATCAGGGTCAACGGCGACGAAGTCCGCGCGGGCGAGAACGACACGTCCGGGGAGGCCGAATACGTGACCATCGAGCGCGAGTGGGATGAGGACCGAATCGAGGTGACGTTCGCTCAGTCGATCGTCCCGGTGCGGATGCATCCTGCAGTCGGCGAGAACTGCGGGCGCGTCGCGCTGACCCGGGGACCGCTCGTCTACTGTCTCGAATCCGCGGACAACGACCGGCCGCTCCGACAGTACAGCCTCGACCTCGAGGGGGAGCAGCGAACGCGGAAGGACGACGAACTCGCCGACGACCTCGAGAACGCGGCCCTCTCGAACCCCGTCGTTATCGACTGTGATGCGATCGCTCCGTCTCTCGAGTCGTGGGAGTCAGATGACGAGGGAGGCGCTACCGAGTCATCCGGGACTGACCGACCGCCGCTGTACCAACCCGACGACCGAGTGAGTACGAAATCGGAGACAGTAACCGCCGTACCGTACTTCCTCTGGGACAACCGGGATCCCGGCGAGATGGCTGTGTGGATCCGTTCGGCGTAA
- the melA gene encoding alpha-galactosidase, translated as MVKIAFIGAGSHTFTQTLVRDVLSFPALQDSTLSLMDIDADRLERIETATNVLVDEHDLPATVEATTDRREALEDADYVITMIHVGGVEPVENEVEIPQRYGVNQSVGDTLGPGGVFRAQRTIPTMLEIARDMEELCPNAPLLQHTNPMVMVCWAIEKETEIDVYGICHSIVGTAHDIASYVDVPFEELEYWVAGINHMAWFLEIEHDGRSLYPDLQEAMTDPETYAEDVVRFETMDHFGKFITESSHHLSEYLPYFRHDEDEIDRLVDASAYDPFAEEFEYSPVCWLPTGEYFEQWRSIDHAEGVDEAEMDRSLSRSGEYAARIIHSLETGERRRMNLNVPNDGRLITNLPDDALVEVPCLVDRTGVRPCTIGDLPPQLAALNRSNVNVQSLAVDAALERDEERLRQAVKLDPLTAAVCTLEEVDALVDDLLEANEEYLPAYTS; from the coding sequence ATGGTGAAGATTGCATTTATCGGCGCTGGAAGTCACACGTTCACGCAGACGCTCGTCCGTGACGTACTCTCGTTTCCGGCGTTACAGGATTCGACGCTGAGTCTGATGGATATCGACGCCGATCGACTCGAGCGGATCGAGACGGCCACGAACGTCCTGGTCGACGAACACGACCTCCCCGCGACGGTCGAGGCGACGACGGATCGTCGGGAAGCGCTCGAGGACGCGGACTACGTCATCACGATGATCCACGTCGGGGGCGTCGAACCGGTCGAAAACGAGGTCGAGATTCCCCAGCGCTACGGGGTCAACCAGTCCGTCGGCGATACGCTCGGCCCGGGCGGCGTCTTCCGGGCCCAGCGAACGATTCCGACGATGCTCGAGATCGCCCGCGACATGGAGGAGTTGTGTCCGAACGCCCCCCTATTGCAGCACACGAACCCCATGGTGATGGTCTGTTGGGCCATCGAAAAAGAGACGGAAATCGACGTCTACGGGATCTGCCACAGCATCGTCGGGACGGCCCACGACATCGCATCCTACGTCGACGTCCCCTTCGAGGAGTTGGAGTACTGGGTGGCAGGCATCAATCACATGGCCTGGTTCCTCGAGATCGAACACGATGGCCGGAGTCTCTACCCGGACCTACAGGAGGCGATGACCGATCCGGAAACCTACGCCGAGGACGTTGTCCGTTTCGAAACGATGGACCACTTCGGGAAATTCATCACGGAATCGAGCCACCACCTCAGCGAATACCTCCCCTACTTTCGTCACGACGAGGACGAAATCGACCGCCTCGTCGACGCCAGCGCGTACGACCCGTTCGCAGAGGAATTCGAATATTCGCCGGTCTGCTGGCTCCCGACAGGCGAGTACTTCGAGCAGTGGCGGTCCATCGATCACGCCGAGGGGGTCGACGAGGCGGAGATGGATCGGTCGCTCTCGCGATCCGGGGAGTACGCCGCGCGGATCATCCACTCGCTCGAGACCGGTGAGCGCCGGCGGATGAACCTCAACGTCCCGAACGACGGCCGACTCATCACGAATCTCCCCGACGACGCGCTCGTCGAAGTCCCCTGTCTCGTAGACAGAACGGGTGTTCGCCCATGCACAATCGGAGATCTTCCGCCGCAGCTCGCCGCCCTCAACCGATCGAACGTGAACGTTCAGTCGCTCGCCGTCGACGCAGCACTCGAGCGCGACGAAGAACGGCTTCGTCAGGCGGTCAAACTCGATCCGCTGACGGCCGCAGTCTGCACGCTCGAGGAAGTCGATGCATTAGTTGACGACCTACTCGAGGCGAACGAGGAATACCTCCCGGCGTACACTTCGTGA
- a CDS encoding NAD-dependent epimerase/dehydratase family protein — protein MAKQNVLITGPHGEAGQALRKHLYDKSQYDFTLLDLNDHPDYETHVADVSEYDEIRPAFDGQDAVIHLAAQSDAGASFEGVIEPNIVGTYNVIKAAEDAGVEKVIFASSQRVMGLYEEDNSPELYEEDHPLLLDHESLPKPDGYYGATKMFGEHIGRVHARSDSPPSQFFSIRISSVRPDPYDHPYGDAERGVQRGTEDGVDPEGGAWDPSQTGSWERGSDEYEEMVKRLKCTWTSQRDFAHLIECCLENETVTYDAFYAVSDNAGRWFDTEHAKEVLGYEPQDDGAEWESPPDVETQSN, from the coding sequence ATGGCCAAACAGAACGTTCTAATTACGGGTCCGCACGGCGAGGCCGGACAGGCCCTACGAAAGCACTTGTACGACAAGTCCCAGTACGATTTCACGCTGCTCGATTTGAACGATCACCCCGACTACGAGACGCACGTCGCGGACGTCAGCGAGTACGACGAGATCCGCCCCGCGTTCGACGGACAGGATGCAGTGATCCATCTCGCGGCACAGTCCGACGCGGGCGCATCGTTCGAGGGCGTTATCGAACCGAACATCGTCGGCACCTACAACGTGATCAAAGCGGCCGAAGACGCGGGCGTCGAGAAAGTGATATTCGCGTCCTCACAACGCGTGATGGGGTTGTACGAGGAGGATAACTCCCCGGAACTGTACGAGGAGGATCACCCCCTCCTGCTGGATCACGAGTCGCTCCCGAAACCGGACGGCTACTACGGCGCGACGAAGATGTTCGGCGAACATATCGGTCGGGTTCACGCACGTTCCGACTCGCCACCGTCGCAGTTTTTCTCGATTCGGATCTCGAGCGTTCGACCAGATCCGTACGATCATCCCTACGGCGACGCCGAACGCGGCGTCCAGCGGGGTACCGAAGACGGCGTCGATCCGGAAGGTGGAGCCTGGGACCCCAGTCAAACGGGGTCGTGGGAGCGCGGCAGCGACGAGTACGAAGAGATGGTCAAGCGACTGAAGTGCACCTGGACCTCACAGCGTGACTTCGCCCACCTGATCGAGTGCTGTCTCGAGAACGAGACGGTAACGTACGATGCGTTCTACGCGGTGAGCGATAACGCCGGCCGGTGGTTCGACACCGAACACGCAAAGGAGGTGCTCGGATACGAGCCACAGGACGACGGTGCCGAATGGGAGAGCCCGCCCGATGTCGAGACACAGTCAAACTAA
- a CDS encoding IclR family transcriptional regulator, whose translation MTDSGKSAARRLTSVSQSFTIVEYLQGVDSATLSEIADALEMPVSTAHIHLATLVDTGYVRKDDGEYRCAFRFLETGGEMRDQMALFQAAKPEIDDLRETSGEHANLTVEEDGYSVQLYKSESPDSVDDNAPLGQHLYMHSTATGKAILATLSTAEVDAVIEQRGLAQQTDTTITDAAVLHDELDEIRERGYSINRGEHFRGVCAVGTSIVSKPDDVIGAISISGPRSRMGADRIESDLAPALLDKKNIIELKIRQFS comes from the coding sequence ATGACCGACAGCGGAAAATCAGCTGCTCGCCGATTGACGAGCGTTTCCCAGTCTTTCACTATCGTCGAATACCTACAGGGAGTCGATTCGGCAACCCTCTCGGAAATCGCCGACGCCCTCGAGATGCCGGTGAGCACGGCACACATCCATCTGGCGACGCTCGTCGATACCGGCTACGTACGTAAAGACGACGGAGAGTACCGCTGTGCATTTCGCTTCCTCGAGACCGGCGGGGAGATGCGTGATCAGATGGCGCTCTTTCAGGCGGCCAAACCCGAAATCGACGACCTTCGCGAGACGTCCGGTGAACACGCAAATCTGACGGTCGAAGAGGACGGCTACTCGGTCCAACTGTACAAATCCGAGAGTCCGGATTCGGTAGACGACAACGCCCCGCTGGGACAGCACCTCTACATGCATTCGACTGCAACGGGAAAGGCAATTCTCGCTACCCTCTCGACGGCGGAAGTCGACGCCGTCATAGAGCAGCGGGGCCTCGCACAACAAACTGATACGACCATCACCGACGCGGCTGTGCTCCACGACGAACTAGACGAGATTCGAGAGCGGGGCTACTCGATCAATCGCGGTGAGCACTTCCGTGGGGTCTGTGCCGTCGGGACTTCAATAGTATCGAAACCCGACGATGTCATCGGCGCGATCAGCATCAGCGGCCCTCGTAGCCGGATGGGAGCCGACCGGATCGAATCGGACCTCGCACCGGCGTTGCTCGACAAGAAGAACATCATCGAACTCAAGATTCGACAGTTTAGCTAA
- a CDS encoding 4-carboxy-4-hydroxy-2-oxoadipate aldolase/oxaloacetate decarboxylase, giving the protein MHTIEHDVERPDSSLVSAFETVPSTIVSDVTGNIGLTMDSGIKPCRSDVDMAGTAITVKAAPGDNLIIHKAITMAEPGDTLVIDCDGFTETGHFGELMCTTCQANDLAGLVIDGSYRDKREIAEMGLPVYGRGVHPKGPLKQDPGSINVPISCGGVTVNPGDIIVGDDDGIAVVPAESAEEVLDRSTEKLESEDAVRADIQDGTYLYERNGYDELFENMNVVGPEDSIQ; this is encoded by the coding sequence ATGCACACCATCGAGCACGACGTAGAGCGGCCAGATTCATCGCTCGTTTCGGCGTTCGAAACGGTGCCAAGCACCATTGTCTCGGACGTCACCGGGAATATCGGACTCACGATGGACTCCGGAATCAAGCCCTGTCGCAGCGACGTCGATATGGCGGGGACTGCGATCACCGTCAAAGCGGCACCGGGTGACAATCTCATCATCCACAAGGCGATCACGATGGCCGAACCCGGAGATACGCTCGTCATCGATTGCGACGGATTCACCGAGACCGGTCATTTCGGTGAACTGATGTGCACCACCTGCCAGGCCAACGACCTCGCTGGACTGGTCATCGACGGGAGCTATCGGGATAAACGGGAAATCGCCGAGATGGGATTGCCCGTCTACGGCCGCGGCGTCCACCCCAAGGGTCCGCTCAAGCAAGACCCTGGATCGATCAACGTGCCGATTTCCTGTGGCGGCGTCACCGTCAACCCGGGCGATATCATCGTTGGGGACGACGACGGAATCGCGGTCGTTCCGGCCGAGAGCGCCGAAGAAGTCCTGGATCGTTCGACCGAGAAACTCGAGTCTGAGGACGCTGTACGGGCCGACATCCAGGACGGAACGTATCTGTACGAACGGAACGGGTACGACGAACTGTTCGAGAATATGAACGTCGTCGGCCCCGAAGACTCGATTCAGTAG
- a CDS encoding VOC family protein — MGILHTAMAVSDLEATKAFYETLGFEHTNDFKRPGDDVRNYFVGTGSGGELQFRYDENREEPIDPSGIDHLAIGVENVDEEVDRIVDETDCPVVTEPTTIDAVDTRVAFIEDPDGYVIELVEQE, encoded by the coding sequence ATGGGAATACTCCATACCGCGATGGCAGTGTCGGACCTCGAGGCGACGAAGGCATTCTACGAAACGCTCGGCTTCGAACACACGAACGACTTCAAACGGCCGGGAGACGACGTCCGAAACTACTTCGTCGGAACCGGGTCTGGCGGCGAACTGCAGTTTCGATACGACGAGAACCGAGAGGAACCGATCGATCCGTCCGGCATCGATCACCTCGCAATCGGCGTCGAGAACGTCGACGAGGAGGTCGACAGAATCGTGGACGAAACCGACTGTCCAGTGGTGACAGAGCCGACGACGATCGATGCGGTCGATACCCGCGTCGCGTTCATCGAAGATCCGGACGGCTACGTCATCGAACTGGTCGAACAAGAGTAG